Proteins from a genomic interval of Halopseudomonas litoralis:
- a CDS encoding 2'-5' RNA ligase family protein, protein MLLSDTDTSFTETTVVQLRDYSEWHCGRSRYAIWMIPINCPAILDYIDRVTASLADLLHPSRRQPHITLFVCGFEEEAVIHNDDFTPAQLQRQLADLDRLSLPPCDLRIGALDSFSSAAFLAVGDPQGHLPRWRETLAASCTEIRQAAYVPHITLGLYRQSISAEDLRRRLAQLPVPDGLSLPVERLEYVTYRSDDMFSPLECQQQVRCQTKSD, encoded by the coding sequence ATGCTGCTATCCGATACCGACACGTCTTTTACCGAGACCACCGTTGTCCAGTTGCGCGACTATTCTGAGTGGCATTGTGGCCGCAGCCGTTATGCCATCTGGATGATCCCCATCAACTGCCCGGCCATACTCGACTACATTGATCGGGTCACGGCATCTTTGGCGGATTTGTTGCACCCTTCCCGGCGCCAGCCACATATCACGCTGTTTGTCTGTGGTTTCGAAGAGGAGGCCGTGATACACAATGACGACTTTACCCCTGCCCAACTGCAGCGCCAGCTGGCTGATCTCGACAGGCTGAGCCTGCCGCCGTGCGATCTGCGGATAGGGGCGCTGGACAGTTTCTCCAGTGCGGCCTTTCTGGCGGTGGGAGACCCGCAGGGACACCTGCCCCGCTGGCGCGAGACGCTGGCCGCCAGCTGCACCGAGATTCGCCAGGCCGCCTATGTGCCGCACATTACTCTGGGGCTGTATCGACAGTCGATCAGCGCCGAGGACCTGCGTCGGCGCCTGGCGCAATTGCCGGTGCCTGATGGACTGTCGCTGCCGGTGGAGCGGCTAGAATACGTTACCTATCGCAGTGATGACATGTTCAGTCCGCTGGAATGCCAGCAGCAGGTGCGCTGTCAGACCAAATCAGACTGA
- a CDS encoding 2-hydroxyacid dehydrogenase: MKKNVVVFNRLAPDLVERLAKHFNVVQLASAAELPDALAAGPVHGLIGAGWQLGRTQLAAATDLEVVSSISVGYDNYDLDYLNERGILLTNTPDVLTETTADLAMTLMLTAARRIVELDGWLRAGNWRAALGQDHFGCDVHGKTLGIIGLGNIGAAIARRGRFGFGMRVLYTSNNRKPELEQELGADFRDLDGLLGESDFVCVVVPLSERTHKLIGQRELGLMKSSAILVNVARGQVVDEVALVEALRERQIRAAGLDVYEQEPLSDSPLFGLNNLVCVPHIGSATHETRRAMAELAVQNLESALLGDPPLHMVNPQVKAG, from the coding sequence ATGAAAAAGAATGTAGTGGTATTCAACCGTCTGGCCCCGGACCTGGTCGAGCGGTTGGCAAAGCATTTCAACGTCGTGCAGCTGGCTTCCGCCGCCGAGCTGCCGGATGCTCTGGCAGCGGGTCCGGTACATGGTTTGATTGGTGCCGGCTGGCAGCTGGGTCGCACTCAGCTTGCGGCCGCGACCGATCTTGAGGTGGTATCGAGCATCTCGGTGGGCTACGACAACTACGATCTGGACTATCTGAACGAGCGCGGCATCCTGCTCACCAATACCCCGGATGTCTTGACCGAAACCACCGCCGACCTGGCGATGACGTTGATGCTGACCGCGGCGCGACGGATCGTCGAACTGGACGGCTGGTTGCGCGCGGGCAACTGGCGGGCGGCTCTGGGACAGGATCATTTCGGCTGCGATGTGCATGGCAAGACGCTGGGTATCATCGGTCTGGGCAATATAGGCGCGGCGATAGCCCGACGTGGGCGCTTCGGATTCGGCATGCGGGTGCTCTACACCAGCAACAACCGCAAGCCTGAGCTGGAACAGGAGTTGGGTGCCGACTTCCGTGATCTCGATGGACTGCTCGGTGAGTCCGACTTTGTCTGTGTGGTGGTGCCCCTCAGCGAACGCACCCACAAGCTGATCGGACAGCGCGAGCTGGGTCTGATGAAGTCCAGTGCCATTCTGGTGAACGTGGCACGCGGCCAGGTGGTTGACGAGGTCGCGTTGGTAGAGGCATTGCGCGAGAGGCAGATCCGCGCCGCCGGGCTGGACGTATACGAGCAGGAACCGCTATCCGACTCGCCGCTGTTTGGGCTGAACAATCTGGTTTGTGTGCCCCACATAGGCTCGGCCACCCACGAGACCCGCCGCGCGATGGCCGAACTGGCGGTGCAGAATCTCGAATCGGCGCTGCTGGGAGACCCCCCGTTGCATATGGTCAACCCGCAGGTGAAGGCAGGCTGA
- a CDS encoding PepSY-associated TM helix domain-containing protein: MSVRSMKVWSWLHTWTSFICTLFMLLLCLTGLPLIFHHEIGHLLGTEIEAPEMPDDTPHISLDKVMQIGEARHPGQGGMFISREPDDDRVWYLTMSDTPTSTSGLHQVAIDARTGDILGEPQLESGFMYIINSLHIDLFAGLPGMLFLGLMGVLLLISLISGAVLYAPFMQKLAFGEVRRQRTTRLKWLDLHNLLGIVTLVWFLVVGGTGVLNAWADLIVKAWQNDQLSTMLEPYQGKQPPQQLGSLEAAVQSARRYLPDMQIQFVAFPGTSFSSPHHYGVFMHGNQALTAHLSQPVLIDASTSQVTDSRPLPWYFTALQLSRPLHFGDYGGKPLQIIWAVLDVITIILLSSGLYLWLAKRRRRKPYTASASISSPEAQQG, from the coding sequence ATGTCTGTTCGATCCATGAAAGTCTGGTCCTGGCTGCATACCTGGACCAGCTTCATCTGCACCCTGTTCATGCTGCTGTTATGCCTGACCGGGCTGCCGCTGATCTTCCATCATGAAATCGGCCATCTGCTGGGTACCGAGATCGAAGCTCCCGAAATGCCGGACGACACGCCGCATATCAGTCTCGACAAGGTAATGCAGATTGGTGAGGCCCGGCACCCTGGCCAGGGTGGCATGTTCATCTCCCGTGAACCTGATGATGACCGGGTCTGGTATCTGACCATGTCCGATACGCCCACCTCCACAAGCGGACTGCATCAGGTGGCGATTGATGCCCGCACCGGTGACATCCTCGGTGAGCCGCAGCTGGAGAGCGGTTTCATGTATATCATCAACTCCCTGCATATCGACCTGTTCGCCGGTCTACCGGGCATGCTGTTTCTCGGTCTGATGGGCGTATTGCTGCTGATTTCGCTGATATCCGGCGCCGTGTTGTACGCCCCGTTCATGCAGAAGCTCGCCTTCGGAGAGGTACGGCGCCAGCGCACGACCCGGCTCAAATGGCTGGACCTGCATAACCTGTTGGGCATAGTCACCCTGGTGTGGTTTCTGGTGGTCGGCGGCACCGGTGTGCTTAACGCCTGGGCCGATCTGATCGTCAAGGCCTGGCAGAATGATCAACTCAGCACCATGCTCGAACCCTATCAGGGCAAACAGCCGCCGCAGCAACTCGGCTCGCTGGAAGCCGCCGTACAATCGGCGCGGCGCTATCTGCCGGACATGCAGATCCAGTTTGTCGCCTTCCCGGGCACTAGCTTCTCCAGTCCCCATCACTACGGCGTGTTCATGCACGGCAACCAGGCGCTGACGGCACACCTGTCGCAACCGGTACTGATCGATGCCAGTACCTCGCAGGTTACCGACAGCCGTCCGTTGCCCTGGTACTTCACCGCTCTGCAACTATCACGGCCATTGCACTTCGGTGACTATGGCGGCAAGCCTTTGCAGATCATCTGGGCGGTACTGGATGTGATCACCATCATTCTGCTGAGCAGTGGTCTTTATCTCTGGTTGGCGAAGCGGCGCAGAAGAAAGCCCTACACCGCAAGCGCCAGTATCTCCAGCCCGGAGGCGCAACAAGGTTGA
- a CDS encoding TonB-dependent receptor: MHPVRLPLTALSLSFAFHSHAILAQDSDGADAPLALPSTEVRASADASADGLPAAYAGGQVARGGRVGLLGNQDSMETPFQLTSFTQMLIQDQQAASVADIVENDPAVRTARGFGNFQQVYMVRGLPIFSDDMSYNGLYGLLPRQYLDAELIERVEVLRGANAFLNGAAPGGSGLGGAINIVPKRAPNQPLNQITTGVRSGGQGYLTGDFARRLADDRIGVRLNFARRDGDTAVDGESNELSMFALGLDYRGERLRISADLGHQDHQLDDIQPAISIAPGLDIPSVPDASKSIAQPWTFSNARNTFGTLRAEYDFNDYITGWAAAGMRDGDESGSFSEPTVNNANGDSTANRFSNVREDTVKTGEIGVRGQFNTGNVGHTVSLSSSIFRMDSRNAYEFSDFDGIPGNIYRPVDVPSPPAFPPFSSGDFDHPLVTDETRTSSVALADVLSFMDERLQITLGARYQKIRSYGYDNDTGARTAAYSESEITPVAGVLYRLTPELSIYANHIEGLVKGDVAPANSNGAPVDNAGDILAPYKTRQNEVGMKYDGGRIGGSLGVYQSRKQMAGTENGTFGVIGHQRNRGLELSLYGQATPQLSILGGVSLLDSDVEGNDAIGAPRLQANLGVDWMVPAVSGLALDARAIHTGSQYADTDNQQQLPSWTRFDAGVRYNLLLDGDQQVTLRARVENLADKEYWATAGGYPGDGSLIIGAPRTFILSSTLDF; this comes from the coding sequence ATGCACCCAGTTCGGTTGCCCCTGACCGCCCTCTCACTGTCTTTTGCTTTCCATTCCCATGCGATCCTCGCGCAGGACAGCGACGGTGCTGACGCCCCTTTGGCTTTGCCCTCAACGGAAGTTCGCGCCAGTGCCGACGCGTCCGCCGACGGCCTGCCGGCAGCCTACGCTGGTGGTCAAGTCGCGCGCGGCGGCCGAGTCGGCCTGCTGGGGAACCAAGACAGCATGGAAACCCCTTTCCAGCTGACCAGCTTCACGCAGATGCTGATTCAGGATCAGCAGGCTGCCAGCGTTGCGGACATCGTCGAGAATGACCCAGCAGTGCGTACGGCGCGGGGCTTCGGTAACTTTCAGCAGGTGTATATGGTTCGCGGTCTGCCGATCTTTTCTGACGACATGTCCTACAACGGTCTGTACGGCTTATTGCCCAGACAGTATCTGGACGCAGAACTGATCGAGCGGGTGGAAGTGCTGCGGGGCGCCAACGCCTTTCTCAATGGCGCCGCCCCCGGCGGCAGCGGCTTGGGCGGTGCCATCAACATAGTGCCCAAGCGCGCGCCCAACCAGCCGCTGAACCAGATTACCACCGGCGTGCGCTCCGGCGGCCAAGGCTATTTGACCGGCGATTTCGCCAGACGCCTGGCAGACGACCGCATCGGCGTGCGGCTCAATTTCGCTCGCCGCGATGGAGATACGGCGGTCGATGGCGAGTCCAATGAATTGAGCATGTTTGCCCTGGGTCTCGACTATCGCGGCGAGCGTTTGCGCATTTCCGCCGATCTGGGTCATCAGGATCACCAACTGGATGATATCCAGCCGGCGATCAGCATTGCTCCCGGGCTGGATATTCCATCCGTGCCCGATGCCAGCAAAAGCATTGCCCAGCCCTGGACCTTTTCCAACGCACGGAACACCTTCGGTACCCTGCGCGCCGAGTATGACTTCAATGATTACATTACCGGCTGGGCGGCAGCGGGTATGCGCGACGGTGATGAGTCCGGTTCCTTCTCTGAACCCACAGTAAACAATGCCAATGGCGATAGCACCGCCAATCGTTTCAGCAATGTGCGCGAAGATACCGTCAAAACCGGCGAAATCGGCGTCCGTGGCCAGTTCAATACCGGGAACGTCGGTCATACGGTGAGTCTGTCCAGCTCCATATTCCGCATGGACTCACGCAATGCCTATGAGTTTTCCGATTTCGACGGTATTCCCGGCAATATCTACCGGCCAGTCGACGTGCCTTCTCCTCCCGCTTTCCCTCCCTTTTCCAGCGGTGACTTCGATCACCCACTGGTCACTGACGAAACCAGAACTTCCAGCGTCGCTCTGGCCGATGTCTTGTCGTTCATGGACGAACGTCTGCAGATCACCCTGGGTGCGCGTTATCAAAAAATCCGTAGTTATGGCTATGACAACGACACGGGAGCACGCACCGCTGCCTACTCGGAGAGTGAAATCACCCCGGTGGCCGGCGTGCTGTATCGCCTGACCCCGGAACTGTCGATCTACGCCAATCACATCGAAGGTTTGGTCAAGGGCGATGTCGCACCCGCCAACTCCAATGGAGCGCCAGTGGATAACGCCGGCGATATCCTGGCACCGTACAAGACCCGACAGAACGAAGTGGGCATGAAATACGACGGCGGGCGTATCGGCGGCAGTCTGGGCGTTTACCAGAGCCGCAAGCAGATGGCCGGTACGGAAAACGGCACCTTTGGTGTCATTGGTCACCAGCGCAACCGCGGACTGGAGCTGTCACTGTATGGCCAGGCCACGCCGCAGCTGTCGATTCTCGGTGGTGTCAGCCTGCTGGACAGCGACGTGGAAGGCAACGATGCCATTGGCGCCCCCAGATTGCAGGCCAATCTTGGTGTCGACTGGATGGTCCCTGCCGTCAGCGGCCTCGCGTTGGATGCCCGCGCCATTCATACCGGCAGCCAATATGCCGATACCGACAACCAGCAGCAGCTACCCTCCTGGACCCGCTTCGATGCCGGCGTACGCTACAACCTGCTGCTCGACGGAGACCAGCAGGTAACCCTGCGCGCCCGGGTGGAAAACCTGGCCGACAAGGAATACTGGGCAACCGCCGGCGGCTACCCCGGTGACGGCTCGTTGATCATCGGCGCACCACGCACCTTCATTCTGTCCAGCACGCTGGACTTCTGA
- a CDS encoding YihY/virulence factor BrkB family protein, producing MSFLKLRNAGVFTVLKRTAKEFSDDDMSTYAAALAYRALFSIFPFVLFLMAVLGFLNLPDFFDWLRAQAAMVLPPMALEQVNPVIDQLQQSQGGLLSFGILLALWTASIGVRSLMNAMNKAYDVREGRASWKLLILSVLYTIGIAVMLLLAAGFMTLGPQVMTWLAAQIGLEQLLVILWSWLRWPVAILLLMLAVALIYYVMPDVEQEFRFITPGSAVAVIVWLAASVGFGIYVQNFADYNATYGSIGAIIVLLLYFYITAAVLLLGAELNAVIEHLSVEGKDEGDKEIS from the coding sequence ATGTCATTTTTGAAGCTGCGCAATGCCGGGGTTTTCACCGTTCTGAAGCGGACGGCGAAGGAATTCAGTGATGACGATATGTCCACCTATGCTGCGGCGTTGGCGTACCGTGCGTTGTTTTCCATATTCCCCTTCGTCCTGTTTCTCATGGCCGTGCTCGGCTTCTTGAATTTGCCGGACTTCTTTGACTGGCTGCGCGCCCAGGCCGCAATGGTATTGCCGCCGATGGCATTGGAGCAGGTCAATCCGGTGATTGACCAATTGCAGCAGAGCCAGGGTGGGCTTCTGTCATTTGGTATATTGCTTGCCCTGTGGACGGCGTCGATCGGCGTACGCTCGCTGATGAACGCGATGAACAAGGCATATGACGTCAGGGAAGGGCGTGCCAGCTGGAAACTGTTAATCCTGTCGGTGCTCTACACCATAGGGATCGCCGTCATGTTGTTGCTGGCTGCCGGCTTCATGACGCTGGGGCCGCAGGTCATGACCTGGCTGGCCGCACAGATCGGGCTGGAGCAGTTGCTGGTAATTCTGTGGAGTTGGCTGCGTTGGCCGGTGGCGATCCTGCTGTTGATGCTTGCGGTCGCGCTGATCTATTACGTCATGCCCGACGTCGAGCAGGAGTTCCGCTTTATCACGCCCGGTTCCGCAGTAGCGGTCATCGTCTGGCTGGCTGCTTCGGTGGGTTTTGGTATCTATGTTCAGAATTTCGCAGACTACAACGCGACCTATGGCAGCATCGGCGCCATCATCGTCCTGCTGCTGTATTTCTACATTACTGCTGCGGTGTTGCTGTTGGGCGCTGAGCTCAATGCGGTGATCGAGCATCTATCGGTAGAAGGCAAGGACGAAGGGGACAAGGAGATTTCGTGA
- a CDS encoding endonuclease, translating into MSRSFRTVALCLFVCLFHSALVSAAPATFEAAKTQARQQVYHDRNDDGTFYCGCTWEWVGRSGGRVDHKSCGYQTRAQPNRAMRIEWEHIVPASLFGQQRQCWQQGGRSNCKKSDPAFNVMEADLHNLTPAIGETNADRSNYRFGVLPGTDYRHGQCDFKVEFSDRAVEPRDAVKGQIARVWFYMHDRYDLNMAAQQQRLMMAWDRQHPPTLWEQERNQRIGRLMGHENPFVTGERQWHLHYQNSGDGLRANPASPTSVKAAAPNARLTQVEQIIGNQNSKVYHLPQGCPSYHRVSSRNIRWFDSEAEAQKQGYRKAGNCR; encoded by the coding sequence ATGTCCAGATCCTTTCGTACCGTCGCGCTGTGCCTGTTTGTCTGCCTGTTCCACTCCGCTCTTGTATCCGCCGCACCTGCCACCTTCGAAGCCGCCAAGACCCAGGCCCGACAGCAGGTCTATCACGACCGCAACGATGACGGCACCTTCTATTGTGGCTGCACCTGGGAATGGGTCGGGCGTTCAGGCGGCAGAGTGGATCATAAAAGCTGCGGCTACCAGACCCGCGCCCAACCCAACCGCGCCATGCGCATCGAATGGGAACATATAGTGCCCGCCTCGCTGTTCGGTCAGCAGCGCCAATGCTGGCAACAGGGCGGACGCAGCAATTGCAAGAAAAGCGACCCGGCGTTCAACGTCATGGAAGCCGACCTGCACAACCTCACCCCTGCCATTGGCGAGACCAACGCCGACCGCAGCAATTACCGTTTCGGCGTCCTGCCCGGCACGGACTACCGTCATGGTCAGTGTGACTTCAAGGTAGAGTTTTCCGACAGGGCGGTGGAGCCGCGCGATGCGGTGAAGGGGCAGATCGCCCGGGTCTGGTTCTATATGCACGATCGCTACGATCTGAATATGGCCGCCCAGCAACAGCGTTTGATGATGGCATGGGATCGGCAGCACCCACCAACCTTGTGGGAGCAAGAGCGCAACCAGCGCATCGGTCGCCTGATGGGACATGAAAACCCTTTCGTGACGGGCGAGCGGCAATGGCATTTGCACTACCAGAACAGCGGCGATGGATTGCGCGCCAACCCGGCCTCGCCAACGTCTGTCAAAGCCGCGGCACCCAATGCGCGCTTGACGCAGGTAGAACAGATCATCGGTAATCAGAACAGCAAGGTTTATCACCTGCCCCAAGGTTGCCCCAGTTACCATCGGGTCAGCAGCCGCAACATTCGCTGGTTTGACAGCGAAGCCGAGGCGCAGAAACAAGGCTATCGCAAGGCTGGAAATTGCCGCTGA
- a CDS encoding 3-hydroxyacyl-CoA dehydrogenase produces the protein MASFEDIKQVGVIGAGTMGRGIVMNFVNAGYPVVWLDVNAEMLEKGLADIASVYKRSVAQQRFDDAEAQARLQRISTTQDYAALADMDLVVEAVYENMDLKKTIFAELDKAAKPSAILATNTSYLDIDEIASATKRPAQVLGLHFFSPAHIMKLLEVVRGKATAEDVMDTCLAVGSKIGKEAVLAGNCHGFIGNRMLSMYSRQSREVVLEGATPWQVDQALQGFGMAMGPYRMYDVVGVDLGWRSRQLAGLGRGEPIVWLDNRLCEMERFGQKSGHGFYRYEPGSRQAIHDPETDMMAREVAEEAGYTQREVGNEEIVQRCILALVNEGARILDEGFAESPEDIDRVYRFGYGFPAERGGPMAYADSLGLDVVLQQIRELEASQGEFWKPAAGLVKRAEAGEKFIG, from the coding sequence ATGGCTTCGTTTGAAGACATCAAACAGGTAGGTGTGATTGGTGCCGGCACCATGGGCCGCGGCATCGTCATGAACTTCGTCAATGCCGGTTATCCGGTGGTCTGGCTGGATGTGAATGCCGAGATGCTGGAGAAGGGGCTGGCTGATATCGCCAGTGTCTACAAGCGCTCCGTCGCCCAGCAGCGTTTCGATGATGCCGAGGCTCAAGCTCGTCTGCAGCGCATCTCCACCACCCAGGATTACGCGGCGCTGGCTGATATGGATCTGGTGGTTGAAGCTGTCTATGAAAACATGGATCTGAAGAAAACCATCTTTGCCGAATTGGACAAGGCAGCGAAGCCTTCTGCCATTCTGGCGACCAATACCTCCTATCTGGACATTGATGAAATCGCCTCCGCCACCAAGCGGCCGGCACAGGTGCTGGGCCTGCACTTCTTCAGTCCGGCGCACATCATGAAACTGTTGGAAGTGGTACGTGGCAAGGCTACCGCTGAGGATGTGATGGATACCTGTCTGGCGGTCGGCAGCAAGATCGGCAAGGAAGCGGTACTGGCCGGCAACTGCCATGGTTTCATCGGCAACCGCATGCTGTCGATGTATTCACGTCAGTCCCGCGAAGTGGTCTTGGAAGGTGCCACGCCTTGGCAGGTGGATCAGGCGCTGCAGGGTTTTGGCATGGCAATGGGGCCTTACCGCATGTATGACGTGGTTGGCGTCGATCTGGGCTGGCGCTCCCGGCAGTTGGCTGGCCTGGGTCGTGGCGAGCCGATAGTCTGGCTGGACAACCGTTTGTGTGAAATGGAACGTTTCGGTCAGAAGAGCGGCCATGGCTTCTATCGTTACGAGCCGGGCAGCCGTCAGGCAATCCATGATCCGGAAACCGACATGATGGCCCGTGAAGTGGCTGAAGAGGCGGGTTACACCCAGCGCGAGGTCGGCAACGAGGAAATCGTTCAGCGTTGTATTCTGGCGCTGGTCAACGAAGGCGCGCGCATTCTGGATGAAGGTTTCGCCGAGAGCCCGGAAGATATCGATCGCGTCTACCGTTTTGGCTACGGCTTCCCGGCTGAGCGTGGCGGGCCGATGGCCTATGCCGATAGCCTGGGGCTGGATGTGGTTCTGCAGCAGATCCGCGAACTGGAAGCCAGTCAGGGTGAGTTCTGGAAGCCGGCCGCCGGACTGGTCAAGCGTGCTGAAGCGGGTGAGAAATTCATCGGCTGA
- a CDS encoding DUF3108 domain-containing protein has product MIDSSSHLFRRSGRWLAVAVLALGSSLATAQPLVPFSASYAADMKKIPVNGEATHSLQANADGTWTLSFQAGMFVARLTEESLLRVDNEQLIPLSYRYERKGLGRGRLTTQSFDWEAGVVTGEHKKEAFSLPTEPGLLDRTTYQLALQRDLMAGKKEMHYRVADEDEVEEYRFRVTGEKRVTTRAGQFDAVEVERVREPDAQRETTLWFAKDWQYLLVRLSQVETDGQHYQIMLKEATLDGEPVIGTPVTSN; this is encoded by the coding sequence ATGATTGACAGCAGTTCGCACTTGTTCCGCCGCTCCGGCCGCTGGCTGGCCGTCGCCGTCCTGGCCCTTGGCAGCAGCCTGGCAACCGCCCAACCACTGGTTCCCTTCAGCGCCAGCTACGCTGCCGACATGAAGAAGATCCCAGTCAATGGCGAAGCCACCCACAGCCTGCAAGCCAACGCTGACGGTACCTGGACGCTGTCATTTCAGGCCGGCATGTTCGTCGCCAGGCTGACCGAAGAGAGCCTGCTGCGGGTGGACAATGAGCAACTGATCCCGCTCAGCTACCGTTATGAGCGCAAAGGCCTTGGCCGTGGACGCCTGACCACTCAGAGCTTCGATTGGGAAGCCGGAGTTGTCACCGGTGAGCACAAGAAGGAAGCCTTCAGCTTGCCAACCGAACCCGGACTGCTCGACCGCACCACCTATCAACTTGCCCTGCAGCGCGATCTCATGGCCGGCAAAAAAGAAATGCATTACCGCGTTGCAGATGAGGATGAAGTGGAGGAGTACCGCTTTCGGGTAACGGGCGAGAAACGCGTCACCACGCGGGCCGGCCAGTTCGACGCAGTGGAAGTCGAGCGCGTGCGCGAGCCTGACGCCCAACGCGAGACCACCCTGTGGTTCGCCAAAGACTGGCAATACCTGCTGGTCCGCCTGAGTCAGGTCGAAACCGATGGGCAGCATTATCAGATCATGCTCAAGGAAGCAACGCTGGATGGGGAGCCGGTGATCGGCACGCCAGTCACCAGTAACTGA
- the purN gene encoding phosphoribosylglycinamide formyltransferase, which translates to MSCRIVVLISGSGSNLQAFIDTLHGRQANIVAVISNRDDAFGLERAARAGIPTAVLSHRAFADRASYDQALAALIDTHAPDLVILAGFMRILTAEFAHHYQGRLLNIHPSLLPKYPGLHTHQRALQAGDHEHGATVHFVTEELDGGPPILQSHVPVLSDDTPESLAERVRHTEHRLYPLAAMLYANGRLRLLDGRACLDGAPLAPSGLRLDQFETDTRGHFND; encoded by the coding sequence GTGAGTTGCCGCATCGTCGTATTGATCTCCGGATCAGGCAGCAACCTTCAGGCCTTCATCGATACTCTGCATGGCAGACAGGCCAATATCGTCGCGGTGATTTCCAACCGCGACGATGCCTTTGGGCTGGAGCGAGCCGCCAGGGCCGGCATTCCCACCGCGGTGCTCAGCCACCGCGCATTTGCTGATCGGGCCAGCTATGACCAGGCTCTCGCAGCCCTGATCGACACGCATGCCCCGGATCTGGTGATACTGGCCGGCTTCATGCGCATTCTCACCGCCGAGTTCGCCCATCACTATCAGGGGCGATTGCTGAATATTCATCCGTCGCTGCTGCCCAAATATCCAGGACTGCACACCCATCAGCGCGCGCTGCAGGCAGGCGATCACGAGCATGGCGCGACGGTGCATTTTGTCACTGAAGAGCTCGACGGCGGCCCGCCCATCCTGCAGTCACACGTACCCGTCCTCTCCGATGACACCCCGGAGTCGCTCGCCGAGCGGGTTCGTCACACGGAACACAGACTCTACCCGCTGGCTGCTATGCTGTATGCCAACGGTCGCCTGCGGCTGCTGGATGGCCGAGCCTGCCTGGATGGCGCCCCCCTTGCGCCGAGCGGTCTCAGGCTGGATCAATTCGAAACCGACACGCGAGGTCATTTCAATGATTGA
- the purM gene encoding phosphoribosylformylglycinamidine cyclo-ligase: MSSQTPSKPSISYKDAGVDIDAGNALVDRIKHVAKRTARPEVMGGLGGFGALCEIPAGYKQPVLVSGTDGVGTKLRLAIDLNKHDQIGIDLVAMCVNDLVVCGAEPLFFLDYYATGKLNIDVAAQVVTGIGAGCELSGCALVGGETAEMPGMYEGDDYDLAGFCVGVVEKAEIIDGSKVQPGDVLLALPSSGPHSNGYSLIRKIIEVAGADISNVQLDGQPLTDLLMAPTRIYVKALLQLIKQTGAVKAMAHITGGGLLENIPRVLPDNASASIDLSSWKRPAVFNWLQEQGNVDETEMHRVLNCGVGMVVCVAADQAENALQVLKDAGEQPWIIGTIETADASGEAVVLRNGN, from the coding sequence ATGAGCAGCCAAACGCCCTCCAAGCCCTCCATCAGTTACAAGGACGCGGGAGTCGATATCGACGCCGGAAACGCGCTCGTGGATCGCATCAAGCATGTCGCCAAACGCACTGCGCGCCCGGAAGTCATGGGCGGCCTGGGTGGTTTTGGTGCGCTGTGCGAAATCCCGGCAGGCTATAAGCAGCCGGTACTGGTTTCCGGCACAGACGGCGTGGGCACCAAATTGCGCCTGGCGATAGACCTGAACAAGCACGATCAGATCGGTATCGACCTGGTTGCCATGTGCGTGAACGACCTGGTGGTATGCGGCGCAGAACCGCTGTTCTTTCTCGACTACTACGCTACCGGCAAGCTGAACATTGATGTCGCCGCCCAGGTGGTTACCGGTATCGGCGCTGGTTGCGAGCTGTCTGGCTGCGCCCTGGTAGGCGGCGAAACCGCTGAAATGCCCGGCATGTACGAAGGCGACGACTACGACCTGGCCGGTTTCTGCGTCGGCGTGGTGGAAAAGGCCGAGATCATTGATGGGAGCAAGGTACAGCCCGGCGACGTCCTGCTTGCTCTGCCCTCCTCCGGCCCGCACTCCAATGGCTACTCCCTGATCCGCAAGATCATCGAGGTTGCCGGTGCCGACATCAGCAACGTACAGCTCGACGGCCAGCCACTGACCGACCTGCTGATGGCGCCCACGCGCATCTACGTCAAGGCTCTGCTGCAGCTGATCAAGCAGACCGGAGCGGTCAAGGCCATGGCGCACATCACCGGCGGCGGCCTGCTGGAGAACATTCCACGCGTGCTCCCCGACAATGCCAGCGCCAGCATCGACCTCAGCAGTTGGAAGCGCCCAGCCGTATTCAATTGGCTGCAGGAACAGGGCAACGTTGACGAAACCGAGATGCACCGCGTGCTCAACTGCGGCGTCGGCATGGTCGTCTGCGTCGCTGCGGATCAGGCGGAAAATGCATTACAGGTACTGAAAGATGCCGGGGAACAGCCCTGGATCATCGGCACCATCGAAACCGCCGATGCCAGCGGTGAGGCTGTTGTACTGCGTAACGGCAACTGA